Proteins encoded within one genomic window of Anastrepha ludens isolate Willacy chromosome 4, idAnaLude1.1, whole genome shotgun sequence:
- the LOC128861625 gene encoding rho guanine nucleotide exchange factor 19 isoform X3 has product MSINWDSCIGNGPGRKMNAPMQPNENKSESNCNTLRTLPRKRRPRAVGEVGITCPASQVYLNSAVNEHNNISEPIYQNATTDAEQEAFRRTDRCDRFSFVRATVVEGSDAVGARQSMTVSTFIDDSDHYYETLSPLGNKRHSTLPAQRSNSHHKRDQDLAYIAKNGSQGSKQYSASMHGLGTLVTSDDYDSFDTDTDDIYEAKENIKNQNDSGVDIRNVKLPDPPPSTNQVYAIVRKLKNFISNKKSPGSHSKFGDSQQKLYENSTQFYVSGNIYENTPKTKSKPQKNVKRTPPSVQNQDIYENTEFHSPLAIVPDDKQVSTAETILSSPTEAKPETSDTTTTLRSKSKAGKSFKSRLRKSLVGSTFDMKQLSTLAPTRSTFYIEDPTYGGSGELDSGFSEKASSGDLPTIPTPESQKFSTVARKAKKETKASNSQRRRTTIGIRPQDPPPPPPVASSTTSWYAECGVFKSGTSGMLQESEISMNDSKASQSGSSVFNGNSWYTEAGLYQTSGVSVASSSGSSGVSTGNEGAIGDELPHSMFQNEPLYQIYSAAKLESITRDMEGHDSSTDGYEEIGHNGSASEACISSQKHQRPSAFQLIEPKNGPSRTLWSEIPEVINSCVLATLTPRERSLQEAKFEIITSEASYLKSLNLLRNHFMNHPIFRDTNVVSPRDRKALFAYIVPVHECSERLLTEMESCWQDNIMLIGLSKRIFTVAEKYFHVYISFCEHQGRMDRTLRRLKESRGIFAQNLHLLETSPTCCGLNLHSFLMLPMQRITRLPLLIDAVFSKVSPNDDEYENWKMTLAIMNKIVTQCNEAANRCEQAYEIERIARQLEFPSTIRALAIAPAGVPAPGSKPRFLVKRGELTHFIWRGDDVKLTFGKKFSKVAIYAFLFSDLLVLTKRKGEEQFAVFDYCPRNMLTITCGDLRDISQTHKNLILMTLLENHERKTVELVLSCPSVSEQERWLQAVRPPEPETPGEKLYAPWDCPQVITKHAYETREPDALSLEVGDVVNVTRKLPDGWYQGERIRDGVVGWFPGSYTEEVNSAHVRARNLKQRQRLLTFTATYLESQKRK; this is encoded by the exons aTTGGAAATGGACCCGGTCGTAAAATGAATGCACCAATGCAGCCGAATGAGAACAAAAGCGAAAGCAATTGTAATACGCTGCGCACATTGCCGCGTAAGCGTCGACCACGTGCCGTAGGCGAGGTGGGCATCACCTGCCCGGCGAGTCAAGTATATCTCAATAGTGCCGTTAATGAGCACAATAATATCAGTGAACCCATATATCAAAATGCGACGACAGATGCTGAACAGGAAGCGTTCAGACGGACAGATCGTTGTGATCGTTTTTCCTTTGTGCGCGCCACTGTTGTTGAAGGCAGCGATGCGGTGGGCGCACGCCAATCAATGACTGTGAGCACATTTATAG ATGACTCTGACCACTACTATGAGACATTGTCACCTTTAGGAAATAAACGCCACTCCACTCTACCAGCACAGCGTTCAAATAGTCATCACAAACGCGATCAAGATTTAGCCTATATTGCGAAGAATGGCTCGCAGGGCAGTAAGCAATATTCGGCCTCCATGCATGGCTTGGGCACGTTAGTGACATCAGACGATTATGACTCTTTCGATACAGACACCGATGATATTTATGAAGCGAAGGAGAACATAAAAAAT CAGAATGACAGCGGCGTGGATATACGCAATGTGAAACTCCCTGATCCACCTCCTTCCACTAATCAAGTATACGCTATAGTACGCAAACTGAAGAATTTCATCTCAAATAAGAAATCTCCGGGTTCGCATTCAAAGTTCGGCGATAGTCAGCAAAAACTGTACGAAAACTCCACTCAATTCTATGTGAGTGGCAATATTTATGAGAATACACCAAAGACTAAATCCAAAccacagaaaaatgtgaaaaggaCACCTCCATCTGTACAAAATCAAGATATTTATGAGAACACCGAGTTCCATAGTCCGCTTGCGATCGTGCCAGATGATAAACAAGTTAGCACAGCGGAAACGATTTTAAGTAGTCCCACGGAAGCTAAGCCCGAAACATCTGACACAACTACCACGTTACGTTCCAAGTCTAAGGCGGGGAAGAGTTTCAAATCACGTCTGCGCAAAAGTCTAGTCGGTTCCACATTTGATATGAAGCAACTATCGACGTTGGCGCCTACACGTAGCACCTTTTACATTGAAGATCCAACGTATGGGGGCTCTGGTGAGTTAGATTCAGGCTTCTCTGAGAAAGCTTCTTCAGGTGATCTGCCCACAATACCTACACCTGAATCACAGAAATTCTCAACTGTCGCACGTAAGgcgaaaaaggaaacaaaggCGTCAAATTCACAACGGCGAAGAACTACCATTGGTATACGACCGCAAGATCCGCCACCACCACCCCCCGTCGCGTCATCAACAACGTCTTGGTATGCTGAATGTGGGGTATTCAAAAGTGGTACGAGCGGCATGCTACAAGAGTCGGAAATTTCGATGAACGATAGTAAGGCGAGCCAGAGTGGTTCTTCGGTTTTTAATGGCAATTCCTGGTACACCGAAGCAGGATTGTATCAGACCAGCGGCGTATCTGTAGCCAGTTCGAGCGGCAGTTCAGGTGTATCTACTGGCAATGAAGGCGCAATAGGTGATGAGCTACCACACAGCATGTTCCAAAACGAGCCGCTCTACCAGATCTACAGTGCCGCTAAGCTGGAG TCCATCACACGCGACATGGAGGGGCATGACAGTTCAACAGATGGTTATGAGGAGATCGGTCATAATGGATCGGCAAGCGAGGCCTGCATAAGTAGTCAAAAGCACCAACGTCCTAGTGCTTTCCAACTAATTGAACCAAAGAATGGACCATCCCGTACATTGTGGAGTGAAATTCCAGAGGTCATAAATTCGTGTGTTCTAG CTACACTCACACCACGGGAACGCAGTCTGCAGGAGGCGAAGTTCGAGATTATCACCTCTGAGGCGAGTTACCTGAAATCTCTAAACCTGCTGCGTAATCACTTCATGAATCATCCAATATTTCGGGATACGAATGTGGTGAGCCCCCGCGATCGCAAAGCCTTGTTTGCATACATTGTGCCTGTACATGAATGCTCTGAAAGGCTGCTCACTGAAATGGAATCCTGCTGGCAAGATAATATAATGTTAATCGGTTTAAGTAAGCGCATCTTTACCGTTGCGGAGAAATATTTCCATGTGTACATATCGTTTTGCGAGCACCAAGGCCGCATGGACAGAACATTGCGACGGTTGAAGGAGAGTCGTGGTATTTTTGCACAAAACCTGCATCTTCTCGAAACGAGTCCAACCTGTTGTGGCCTGAATCTGCACTCTTTTCTCATGTTGCCCATGCAACGCATTACACGTCTGCCGCTGCTTATAGATGCCGTATTTAGTAAAGTAAGCCCCAATGATGACGAATACGAGAACTGGAAGATGACATTGGCTATCATGAATAAGATTGTGACACAGTGTAACGAAGCCGCCAACCGCTGTGAGCAGGCGTACGAGATCGAGCGTATAGCGCGTCAGTTGGAGTTCCCATCGACGATACGGGCTTTGGCCATAGCGCCTGCGGGTGTGCCCGCACCGGGTTCAAAGCCGCGGTTTCTGGTGAAACGAGGTGAATTGACGCATTTCATTTGGCGTGGTGACGATGTCAAACTTACTTTCGGAAAGAAATTTTCCAAAGTGGCCATCTACGCTTTCCTTTTCTCTGATCTGCTCGTGCTAACGAAACGCAAAGGGGAGGAACAATTCGCAGTTTTTGATTATTGCCCACGTAATATGCTGACTATCACATGCGGTGATCTGCGTGATATTAGTCAGACGCACAAAAATCTAATACTGATGACTTTGTTGGAGAATCACGAGCGAAAGACTGTGGAACTA gtCCTTTCTTGCCCATCAGTTTCCGAACAGGAACGTTGGTTGCAGGCAGTTCGGCCGCCCGAACCAGAGACGCCCGGTGAAAAGCTTTACGCCCCCTGGGATTGTCCGCAAGTGATAACGAAGCACGCATATGAAACCAGAGAACCAGACGCTCTAAGTCTGGAGGTGGGAGATGTAGTGAATGTGACACGAAAATTGCCAGATG GTTGGTACCAGGGTGAACGCATACGTGATGGCGTTGTAGGTTGGTTTCCGGGCAGTTATACGGAAGAGGTAAATTCAGCGCATGTGCGCGCTCGCAATCTCAAACAGCGTCAACGTCTGCTGACTTTTACAGCCACATATCTCGAGTCGCAGAAGCGGAAGTAG
- the LOC128861625 gene encoding rho guanine nucleotide exchange factor 19 isoform X4: MNAPMQPNENKSESNCNTLRTLPRKRRPRAVGEVGITCPASQVYLNSAVNEHNNISEPIYQNATTDAEQEAFRRTDRCDRFSFVRATVVEGSDAVGARQSMTVSTFIDDSDHYYETLSPLGNKRHSTLPAQRSNSHHKRDQDLAYIAKNGSQGSKQYSASMHGLGTLVTSDDYDSFDTDTDDIYEAKENIKNQNDSGVDIRNVKLPDPPPSTNQVYAIVRKLKNFISNKKSPGSHSKFGDSQQKLYENSTQFYVSGNIYENTPKTKSKPQKNVKRTPPSVQNQDIYENTEFHSPLAIVPDDKQVSTAETILSSPTEAKPETSDTTTTLRSKSKAGKSFKSRLRKSLVGSTFDMKQLSTLAPTRSTFYIEDPTYGGSGELDSGFSEKASSGDLPTIPTPESQKFSTVARKAKKETKASNSQRRRTTIGIRPQDPPPPPPVASSTTSWYAECGVFKSGTSGMLQESEISMNDSKASQSGSSVFNGNSWYTEAGLYQTSGVSVASSSGSSGVSTGNEGAIGDELPHSMFQNEPLYQIYSAAKLESITRDMEGHDSSTDGYEEIGHNGSASEACISSQKHQRPSAFQLIEPKNGPSRTLWSEIPEVINSCVLATLTPRERSLQEAKFEIITSEASYLKSLNLLRNHFMNHPIFRDTNVVSPRDRKALFAYIVPVHECSERLLTEMESCWQDNIMLIGLSKRIFTVAEKYFHVYISFCEHQGRMDRTLRRLKESRGIFAQNLHLLETSPTCCGLNLHSFLMLPMQRITRLPLLIDAVFSKVSPNDDEYENWKMTLAIMNKIVTQCNEAANRCEQAYEIERIARQLEFPSTIRALAIAPAGVPAPGSKPRFLVKRGELTHFIWRGDDVKLTFGKKFSKVAIYAFLFSDLLVLTKRKGEEQFAVFDYCPRNMLTITCGDLRDISQTHKNLILMTLLENHERKTVELVLSCPSVSEQERWLQAVRPPEPETPGEKLYAPWDCPQVITKHAYETREPDALSLEVGDVVNVTRKLPDGWYQGERIRDGVVGWFPGSYTEEVNSAHVRARNLKQRQRLLTFTATYLESQKRK; this comes from the exons ATGAATGCACCAATGCAGCCGAATGAGAACAAAAGCGAAAGCAATTGTAATACGCTGCGCACATTGCCGCGTAAGCGTCGACCACGTGCCGTAGGCGAGGTGGGCATCACCTGCCCGGCGAGTCAAGTATATCTCAATAGTGCCGTTAATGAGCACAATAATATCAGTGAACCCATATATCAAAATGCGACGACAGATGCTGAACAGGAAGCGTTCAGACGGACAGATCGTTGTGATCGTTTTTCCTTTGTGCGCGCCACTGTTGTTGAAGGCAGCGATGCGGTGGGCGCACGCCAATCAATGACTGTGAGCACATTTATAG ATGACTCTGACCACTACTATGAGACATTGTCACCTTTAGGAAATAAACGCCACTCCACTCTACCAGCACAGCGTTCAAATAGTCATCACAAACGCGATCAAGATTTAGCCTATATTGCGAAGAATGGCTCGCAGGGCAGTAAGCAATATTCGGCCTCCATGCATGGCTTGGGCACGTTAGTGACATCAGACGATTATGACTCTTTCGATACAGACACCGATGATATTTATGAAGCGAAGGAGAACATAAAAAAT CAGAATGACAGCGGCGTGGATATACGCAATGTGAAACTCCCTGATCCACCTCCTTCCACTAATCAAGTATACGCTATAGTACGCAAACTGAAGAATTTCATCTCAAATAAGAAATCTCCGGGTTCGCATTCAAAGTTCGGCGATAGTCAGCAAAAACTGTACGAAAACTCCACTCAATTCTATGTGAGTGGCAATATTTATGAGAATACACCAAAGACTAAATCCAAAccacagaaaaatgtgaaaaggaCACCTCCATCTGTACAAAATCAAGATATTTATGAGAACACCGAGTTCCATAGTCCGCTTGCGATCGTGCCAGATGATAAACAAGTTAGCACAGCGGAAACGATTTTAAGTAGTCCCACGGAAGCTAAGCCCGAAACATCTGACACAACTACCACGTTACGTTCCAAGTCTAAGGCGGGGAAGAGTTTCAAATCACGTCTGCGCAAAAGTCTAGTCGGTTCCACATTTGATATGAAGCAACTATCGACGTTGGCGCCTACACGTAGCACCTTTTACATTGAAGATCCAACGTATGGGGGCTCTGGTGAGTTAGATTCAGGCTTCTCTGAGAAAGCTTCTTCAGGTGATCTGCCCACAATACCTACACCTGAATCACAGAAATTCTCAACTGTCGCACGTAAGgcgaaaaaggaaacaaaggCGTCAAATTCACAACGGCGAAGAACTACCATTGGTATACGACCGCAAGATCCGCCACCACCACCCCCCGTCGCGTCATCAACAACGTCTTGGTATGCTGAATGTGGGGTATTCAAAAGTGGTACGAGCGGCATGCTACAAGAGTCGGAAATTTCGATGAACGATAGTAAGGCGAGCCAGAGTGGTTCTTCGGTTTTTAATGGCAATTCCTGGTACACCGAAGCAGGATTGTATCAGACCAGCGGCGTATCTGTAGCCAGTTCGAGCGGCAGTTCAGGTGTATCTACTGGCAATGAAGGCGCAATAGGTGATGAGCTACCACACAGCATGTTCCAAAACGAGCCGCTCTACCAGATCTACAGTGCCGCTAAGCTGGAG TCCATCACACGCGACATGGAGGGGCATGACAGTTCAACAGATGGTTATGAGGAGATCGGTCATAATGGATCGGCAAGCGAGGCCTGCATAAGTAGTCAAAAGCACCAACGTCCTAGTGCTTTCCAACTAATTGAACCAAAGAATGGACCATCCCGTACATTGTGGAGTGAAATTCCAGAGGTCATAAATTCGTGTGTTCTAG CTACACTCACACCACGGGAACGCAGTCTGCAGGAGGCGAAGTTCGAGATTATCACCTCTGAGGCGAGTTACCTGAAATCTCTAAACCTGCTGCGTAATCACTTCATGAATCATCCAATATTTCGGGATACGAATGTGGTGAGCCCCCGCGATCGCAAAGCCTTGTTTGCATACATTGTGCCTGTACATGAATGCTCTGAAAGGCTGCTCACTGAAATGGAATCCTGCTGGCAAGATAATATAATGTTAATCGGTTTAAGTAAGCGCATCTTTACCGTTGCGGAGAAATATTTCCATGTGTACATATCGTTTTGCGAGCACCAAGGCCGCATGGACAGAACATTGCGACGGTTGAAGGAGAGTCGTGGTATTTTTGCACAAAACCTGCATCTTCTCGAAACGAGTCCAACCTGTTGTGGCCTGAATCTGCACTCTTTTCTCATGTTGCCCATGCAACGCATTACACGTCTGCCGCTGCTTATAGATGCCGTATTTAGTAAAGTAAGCCCCAATGATGACGAATACGAGAACTGGAAGATGACATTGGCTATCATGAATAAGATTGTGACACAGTGTAACGAAGCCGCCAACCGCTGTGAGCAGGCGTACGAGATCGAGCGTATAGCGCGTCAGTTGGAGTTCCCATCGACGATACGGGCTTTGGCCATAGCGCCTGCGGGTGTGCCCGCACCGGGTTCAAAGCCGCGGTTTCTGGTGAAACGAGGTGAATTGACGCATTTCATTTGGCGTGGTGACGATGTCAAACTTACTTTCGGAAAGAAATTTTCCAAAGTGGCCATCTACGCTTTCCTTTTCTCTGATCTGCTCGTGCTAACGAAACGCAAAGGGGAGGAACAATTCGCAGTTTTTGATTATTGCCCACGTAATATGCTGACTATCACATGCGGTGATCTGCGTGATATTAGTCAGACGCACAAAAATCTAATACTGATGACTTTGTTGGAGAATCACGAGCGAAAGACTGTGGAACTA gtCCTTTCTTGCCCATCAGTTTCCGAACAGGAACGTTGGTTGCAGGCAGTTCGGCCGCCCGAACCAGAGACGCCCGGTGAAAAGCTTTACGCCCCCTGGGATTGTCCGCAAGTGATAACGAAGCACGCATATGAAACCAGAGAACCAGACGCTCTAAGTCTGGAGGTGGGAGATGTAGTGAATGTGACACGAAAATTGCCAGATG GTTGGTACCAGGGTGAACGCATACGTGATGGCGTTGTAGGTTGGTTTCCGGGCAGTTATACGGAAGAGGTAAATTCAGCGCATGTGCGCGCTCGCAATCTCAAACAGCGTCAACGTCTGCTGACTTTTACAGCCACATATCTCGAGTCGCAGAAGCGGAAGTAG
- the LOC128861626 gene encoding uncharacterized protein LOC128861626: MQIPFEHWDEEDLLSISGLATLQSSFKKVANIEASFDDYVNVDNGVQTWDNPSEEDILNSIFESRGVPAEPDNDEHDLTVEELAETEEALPTLIQAASSIGVIRTFVEMRSDVPINVFNSLHDLEAFIENEKWKTVIQTKLTDYFK, from the exons atgcagattccatttgagcattgggatgaagaggaccttctttcaatatcggGTTTGGCTactttacagtcttcatttaaaaaagtagcaaatatcgaagcatcgtttgatgactacgtaaatgttgataatggtgtgcagacttgggacaacccatccgaagaagatattctcaacagcatttttgaaagtcgcggagttccagctgaacctg ataacgatgaacacgatttgaccgttgaagaattggcagaaactgaggaggcattacctacgttgatacaagctgcttcatccattggcgtaattagaacctttgtggaaatgaggagtgacgtgccgattaatgttttcaactctctacatgatttggaagcttttattgaaaatgaaaaatggaagactgtaattcaaaccaaactcactgattattttaaataa
- the LOC128861630 gene encoding TOX high mobility group box family member 4: protein MNAQFHTPSFGDEVLIDLSDNETDSGNIGSVQGGAGISTVFNNFAHNHGQFFQHQQFESKRVRDMDVSVDEYHSANDESFPNNTNAVSPTKSAQNTPTATLAARKQLTPTATDANEPAKPLSAYVLFFRDTASAIKQQNPNCTYQELSRIVLSMWEALDVNHKNVYSKKHEAALTEYMKQMRIYRQQQEERQQQQQQQLAANVNVIPSPTFQTKPAVFTITRFSADGNSNINHNNFNSNNTSATQPQAQVPSSSADDNNPSANDPSQPQIQMLSEAGAVQKCTRENCNKRAIINPDWEDEYCSNECVVIHCRNVFNAWVQSNMESRKQ, encoded by the exons ATGAATGCTCAGTTTCACACGCCATCATTCGGAGACGAGGTACTAATCGATTTGTCAGATAACGAAACGGATTCCGGAAATATTGGAAGCGTTCAAGGCGGTGCAGGAATTTCCACTGTCTTTAATAACTTCGCTCATAATCACGGCCAGTTCTTTCAGCATCAGCAATTCGAG tcGAAAAGAGTACGTGATATGGATGTGTCTGTAGATGAGTACCATAGCGCAAATGATGAATCTTTTCCGAATAACACAAATGCTGTATCTCCAACGAAAAGCGCTCAAAATACACCAACAGCAACACTCGCGGCACGTAAGCAGCTAACGCCAACTGCTACAGATGCCAATGAGCCCGCCAAACCGCTATCGGCTTATGTACTCTTCTTTCGCGATACAGCAAGCGCTATTAAGCAACAAAACCCCAATTGTACCTATCAAGAGCTATCAAGAATCGTATTATCGATGTGGGAGGCATTGGATGTAAACCATAAGAATGTTTATAGTAAGAAACATGAAGCAGCGCTGACCGAGTATATGaaacaaatgcgcatatatCGGCAGCAGCAGGAAGAacgacagcagcaacagcaacaacaattagcGGCAAATGTAAATGTAATACCATCACCGACTTTTCAAACGAAACCAGCTGTTTTCACAATTACACGTTTCAGTGCTGACGGCAATAGTAATATAAATCACAACAATTTCAATAGCAACAACACTAGTGCAACGCAGCCACAGGCGCAAGTGCCATCATCATCAGCCGATGACAACAACCCCAGTGCGAACGACCCATCCCAGCCTCAAATTCAAATGCTTAGTGAAGCTGGAGCTGTGCAGAAATGCACGCGAGAAAATTGTAATAAACGTGCTATTATAAATCCTGACTGGGAAGATGAATATTGCAGCAATGAATGTGTGGTAATACACTGTCGCAATGTGTTCAATGCTTGGGTGCAATCGAATATGGAGTCGCGGAAACAATAA